The Deltaproteobacteria bacterium sequence TGCCCCCTCCATCTTAAGTCTTGCCGCCAGAGGCCTGCTAAAAGAAAAATGCTTAATCCTCGGTGTTGCCAGGACATCTGATTTGGATGATATATCATTTAGGTCTCATATTCGCGAGATTTTTACAGGGTCTGCTTTAAAAGATAAATTAGATATAGAGTGGTGCAATAGCTGTGTTTATTATCAATCTATCGGGTCCGGAGATGCTGAAGATTACAGAAGGTTGGCAGCCCGCATTGCAGAATTGGAAAAGGAACACATGCTTCCGGAAAACCGCATATTCTATCTTGCCCTCCCGCCCGATGCCTTTCCTCCAATCATCAAAGGACTTGGCGAGGCAGGGCTTAATACCAGTCATGGCTGGACACGGGTGGTCATAGAGAAACCCTTTGGCCGCGACCTTGCATCTGCGCAGGCATTGAATCGGTTAGCGCATGATTACTTCGATGAGTCTCAGATCTACCGCATTGATCACTATCTCGGCAAAGAGACGGTGCAGAACCTTCTTGCCTTCCGCTTCTCCAATACCATTTTTGAGTCCCTCTGGAACCGCGACAGGATAGAACAGGTAGAGATAACCGTTGCTGAAGAACTCGGAATAGGGAAACGTGCCAGTTATTATGAACAGGCCGGCGCTTTACGGGATATGGTGCAAAACCATCTTACACAGCTTCTAACTCTCATAGCGATGGAGGCGCCTCCTGCCTTTGATGCAGACGCTATCCGCGGTGAAAAGATAAAGGTGCTTCGCTCCCTTGCCCCTATCCGGCCAGAGGATGCTGTTTTCGGCCAATATACGAGGGGGCAGATAAATGGCAGTGAGGCGCGCGGCTACAAAGATGAGGCATCGGTATCACCGCTTTCTACAACTGAAACTTACGCTGCCATCCGCGTTGAGATTGCAAATTGGAGATGGCAGGGTGTGCCTTTTTACCTTCGGACAGGCAAGTGTCTTGCAAAAAAGACCAGCGCCATTGTGGTTACCTTTCGCTATCCGCCGATATCGATATTTCAGCCGTTTCAATCATGTAATATATGCTCCAACAGGCTGGTCATTACACTTCAGCCTGACGAAGGCTTTGACCTTTATTTTGAGGCAAAATCTCCGGGTGAACCTTTTACCATTAAAACCCATAATCTCCACTTCCGTTATGATGAGGTTTATGGCCATCTCCCTGATGCGTATGAGACCCTTTTGTTAGATATCATGGAGGGGGACCAGACCCTCTTTATCCATGCTGATGAAACTGAAAATGCCTGGCGTCACTATACCCCTTTACTGGAAAAGCGGCCGCTGGTTTACCCGTATGCTGCCGGCACATGGGGGCCTGCAGAAGCAAATCACCTTTTTAAAGGCACAGTTAAGATATGGACAACGCTGTAAGTCAAGAAGTCCGTATATATCCAGATATAGAATTGTTGAGCCATGAAGCAGCCAGGGAGATGGTTTATCTGATATGTACTGTTGCGGCAGAGAAAGGCAGATTTACTATCGCACTGTCCGGCGGCCGCACCCCTGTAGCCCTCTACCAACTCATAGCCGGCAAGTACAGCAGCCGGATTCCATGGGACAAAGTCCATATTTTCTGGGGGGACGAGAGATATGTTCCTGCGGGCCATGCAGACAGCAATTTTGCAATGGCCTCTAAAACGCTTATATCTCATATAAACATACCAACTCAAAATGTCCATCCTGTTCCTATTGAATTGAAACCAATAGAAAGGGTTGCAGAGGCGTATGAGCAGATGCTTAAGGGTTTTTTTTTAAGGGAATCTTCTTTCCCTTGCCTTGACTTAATACTGCTTGGCGTGGGAGAGGATGGGCATACAGCCTCACTTTTTCCTGGAGATTCTGCTATAAGAGAGATGCATAGATTGGTTATGCCTGTTATTGCCCCAGCCAATTATCCTCCAAGAAATAGGATAACCCTTACCCTTCCTGTAATAAACAGCGCGGACAATGTCTTCTTTATTGCGGCGGGGAGTGAAAAAGGCAAGGTTATTCGCTCCATTCTTGAGGATAGAAAAACTACCGGAAGGCTTTATCCGGCAGCGATGGTGCAGCCGAAGGGACGCATTATTTGGTTTCTGGATAACAAGGCTTACACCTCACATAAAAATTAATGAACCGGATCAATATGAAGAAACCCCCTTTGCTGACATGGCTCAAGGCGCTCATAGTTGCAGTCCTTATCATAGGGCTGTTTGCGGCTTTCAGGTATTCTGACCTCTCTTCCAGATTGCGTGATGTGTTGGCATGGATAGAAAACCTGGGATGGATCGGTGTTGGCGCTTACATTCTCATATACATTGCGGCATGTGTATTTTTACTTCCCGGGTCAGTTCTGACGCTTGGGGCAGGTGTTGTTTTTGGTGTAGTCAAGGGCTCCATAATTGTCTCCATTGCATCAACTCTGGGCGCAACCATAGCATTTCTCACCGGCCGTTATATCGCGCGGGGTTGGGTTGTGCGTCAGATTGAAAAGAGGCCTTTTTTCCGGGCAATTGATGAGGCGATTTCGGCAGAAGGCTGGAAAATCGTCCTGTTGACACGCCTGTCTCCGGTATTTCCATTCAGTCTTATGAATTACGCATTGGGACTGACCCCTGTAAAGTTAAAGGATTATGTTCTGGCCTCGTGGATTGGTATGCTTCCGGGGACAGTTATGTATGTCTACATTGGTTCACTGGCCGGAAGTCTTGTATCCCTGGGCGGAGCCGCCAACGGACGGCAGCGGTCTACCGGCGAGTGGGCGCTTTACGGAATCGGCCTTTTGGCCACATTAATCGTCACGGTATATGTCACACGCATTGCTAAACGCGCTTTATCGCAAAAAATAAGCAAGGTAGAATGATATGAGCTGTTGTGGAAACTTCTGCAACAAAAATAATTTTACCAGACTATATTTTGTAATATAGCATACAGAAAAATTTTATAGATCTCTATAAAATGATTTATATAAATTAAGAAGGAGGTAAATTGCTATGGATAGAATCAAATCTTTAAATAAAAATGTAGCAGCAGGAGAGGTAAAAGAAATATTGGAAGAGATCGAGAAAAATTTTGGAATGATCCCCAACTTGTTTAAAACCTATGCCCATTTTCTGCCCCTTTTAAAAGCGAATTGGAACAAGGTAAAAGAAGTAATGATGCAGGGAGACCTGAGCAATAAGGTAAAACAGACCATTGCGGTTCTGGTTTCCAAGGACAATAACTGCAAGTATTGCATAGCCGCTCATACTGCTGCGTTAAAATCCATTGGGGTTTCAGATGAAGAAATCAAAATAATTGAGGATGATGTCAGACGTTCAGACTTCAGTGAAAAAGAAAAAGCGATTATCGGTTTTGTCCGGAAAGCGAATCTCGAACCTCTGAAGATTTCCGATGCCGAATTTAATTCGCTCCGACAATCAGGCGCTTCGGACAGCGAAATCATTGAGGCACTTGGGGTCATGGAATTATTTACCGGGTTCAACAAGTTCCTCGATTCTCTACAGATCGGTATTGATTTCTAAATGTAATATAGCATACAGAAAAATTCAATAATAAGGTGTAGTATTATTATCATGAATAAACTCTGGTACCTAAAACAATGCGATATATTTAGCGGTATGGATAAAGATAAATTAGATAAAATCAACGATATTGCAAAAGAAAGGCATATCCCTAAGAATGAATTTATCTATTCCGCTCAGGACAAAGATGATCGGATGTTTATTCTTAAAAAAGGGAGGGCAAGGATTTTTAAGGTCTCAGCAGATGGTAAAATGATTACCTTATCTATTCTGAGAGAAGGAGATATTTTTGGAAGGATGTCAGCAGTAAGAGGAGGAACCTCCGGGGCCTACGCCGAGACTTTAGAGGATTCCTATATCTGTGTAATCCATCAGGATGATTTTCATAATGCAGTTAAGGAGATGCCGGAGATTGCATTGAGATTGATCGAATTAATAAACCATAGGCTAAAAGAGGCAGAGGATAGAATAGAAGATTTGGTTTTCCGTAATATCCCTGGCAGAATTGCAGGTATCCTTTTGAAACTGGCTGAACAGTTTGGAAAAGATACCAGTGAAGGGATTCAGATTAATTTCAAGATTACTCATCAGGAATTGGCTGATATGGTTGGAGCCACACGCGAAACCGTTACTATTATTTTAAATGACTTTAAGAATGATAACTTGATAAAGATAAGTGAAAAATATATCACCATAATTGATGAGAAGATATTAAAAGAATGGGCTGGAAGGTGAGAGAAAGAGCGAGTCCGATTGATGGAAAAAATAAAATGATATCAAAATCTATAATTCAATGCCCTGAATGCGGATTTAAAAAGGAAGAGGTGATGCCGGAAGATTCTTGCCAGTATTTCTACGAATGTACAAATTGTAAAACACGCATAAAGGCAAAACATGGAGACTGTTGTGTCTTTTGTTCTTATGGAAGTGTTAAGTGTCCGTCAAAACAA is a genomic window containing:
- the zwf gene encoding glucose-6-phosphate dehydrogenase, whose amino-acid sequence is MSKTDIEPHIFIIFGATSDLMRRKLAPSILSLAARGLLKEKCLILGVARTSDLDDISFRSHIREIFTGSALKDKLDIEWCNSCVYYQSIGSGDAEDYRRLAARIAELEKEHMLPENRIFYLALPPDAFPPIIKGLGEAGLNTSHGWTRVVIEKPFGRDLASAQALNRLAHDYFDESQIYRIDHYLGKETVQNLLAFRFSNTIFESLWNRDRIEQVEITVAEELGIGKRASYYEQAGALRDMVQNHLTQLLTLIAMEAPPAFDADAIRGEKIKVLRSLAPIRPEDAVFGQYTRGQINGSEARGYKDEASVSPLSTTETYAAIRVEIANWRWQGVPFYLRTGKCLAKKTSAIVVTFRYPPISIFQPFQSCNICSNRLVITLQPDEGFDLYFEAKSPGEPFTIKTHNLHFRYDEVYGHLPDAYETLLLDIMEGDQTLFIHADETENAWRHYTPLLEKRPLVYPYAAGTWGPAEANHLFKGTVKIWTTL
- the pgl gene encoding 6-phosphogluconolactonase; its protein translation is MDNAVSQEVRIYPDIELLSHEAAREMVYLICTVAAEKGRFTIALSGGRTPVALYQLIAGKYSSRIPWDKVHIFWGDERYVPAGHADSNFAMASKTLISHINIPTQNVHPVPIELKPIERVAEAYEQMLKGFFLRESSFPCLDLILLGVGEDGHTASLFPGDSAIREMHRLVMPVIAPANYPPRNRITLTLPVINSADNVFFIAAGSEKGKVIRSILEDRKTTGRLYPAAMVQPKGRIIWFLDNKAYTSHKN
- a CDS encoding TVP38/TMEM64 family protein; amino-acid sequence: MKKPPLLTWLKALIVAVLIIGLFAAFRYSDLSSRLRDVLAWIENLGWIGVGAYILIYIAACVFLLPGSVLTLGAGVVFGVVKGSIIVSIASTLGATIAFLTGRYIARGWVVRQIEKRPFFRAIDEAISAEGWKIVLLTRLSPVFPFSLMNYALGLTPVKLKDYVLASWIGMLPGTVMYVYIGSLAGSLVSLGGAANGRQRSTGEWALYGIGLLATLIVTVYVTRIAKRALSQKISKVE
- a CDS encoding peroxidase-related enzyme (This protein belongs to a clade of uncharacterized proteins related to peroxidases such as the alkylhydroperoxidase AhpD.), which encodes MDRIKSLNKNVAAGEVKEILEEIEKNFGMIPNLFKTYAHFLPLLKANWNKVKEVMMQGDLSNKVKQTIAVLVSKDNNCKYCIAAHTAALKSIGVSDEEIKIIEDDVRRSDFSEKEKAIIGFVRKANLEPLKISDAEFNSLRQSGASDSEIIEALGVMELFTGFNKFLDSLQIGIDF
- a CDS encoding Crp/Fnr family transcriptional regulator translates to MNKLWYLKQCDIFSGMDKDKLDKINDIAKERHIPKNEFIYSAQDKDDRMFILKKGRARIFKVSADGKMITLSILREGDIFGRMSAVRGGTSGAYAETLEDSYICVIHQDDFHNAVKEMPEIALRLIELINHRLKEAEDRIEDLVFRNIPGRIAGILLKLAEQFGKDTSEGIQINFKITHQELADMVGATRETVTIILNDFKNDNLIKISEKYITIIDEKILKEWAGR
- a CDS encoding GDCCVxC domain-containing (seleno)protein — encoded protein: MGWKVRERASPIDGKNKMISKSIIQCPECGFKKEEVMPEDSCQYFYECTNCKTRIKAKHGDCCVFCSYGSVKCPSKQNENKELKGGKDV